A stretch of the Bradyrhizobium arachidis genome encodes the following:
- a CDS encoding shikimate dehydrogenase, with protein MSQRRPAAPKKLLTGLIGAPIAHSASPAMHEHAAEALGLRGHYQLIEVAGADATGLRMMLEGVRRLGFAGVNVTFPYKEAVVPLLDELAPAAASMGAVNTVVVRDGRLIGHNTDTTGFARAVAPLLGPSGNAVAVIGAGGVGKAIAFALANSAVTDIRIFDSEPARAANLASLLQKHSGVVATTDLDEALRGATGLVNATPVGMLPNRDTPVPPEKLHDRMWVADAVYSPLITPLLSAARAKGARIMTGRELAIYQAADAFELFTGLAPSTDVMGEAFDGVMAARSATYHAA; from the coding sequence ATGTCACAGCGCCGACCTGCAGCCCCCAAGAAGCTTCTCACCGGCCTGATCGGCGCGCCGATTGCACATTCCGCCTCCCCCGCCATGCACGAGCACGCCGCTGAAGCCCTCGGGCTGCGCGGCCACTACCAGCTCATCGAGGTGGCCGGCGCCGACGCGACCGGCCTGCGCATGATGCTCGAGGGGGTGCGGCGTCTTGGCTTCGCCGGTGTCAACGTCACTTTCCCCTACAAGGAAGCGGTCGTCCCCCTGCTCGACGAGCTTGCGCCGGCCGCCGCCAGCATGGGCGCGGTGAACACCGTCGTCGTCCGGGATGGCCGGCTCATTGGCCACAACACCGACACCACGGGCTTTGCGCGCGCGGTGGCGCCGCTGCTCGGCCCTTCCGGGAACGCCGTCGCGGTGATCGGCGCGGGCGGCGTCGGCAAGGCGATCGCGTTTGCGCTCGCCAATTCCGCCGTCACCGACATCCGCATCTTCGACAGTGAGCCGGCGCGCGCCGCGAACCTGGCTTCGCTCCTGCAAAAACACAGCGGCGTGGTCGCGACCACCGACCTCGACGAGGCCCTGCGCGGCGCGACCGGGCTCGTCAACGCCACGCCCGTCGGCATGCTGCCGAACCGGGACACGCCTGTGCCGCCGGAAAAGCTTCACGACCGCATGTGGGTCGCCGATGCCGTCTACTCGCCGCTGATCACCCCGCTGCTGTCGGCGGCGCGAGCCAAGGGCGCGCGGATCATGACCGGGCGGGAGCTCGCGATCTACCAGGCGGCCGACGCATTCGAACTGTTCACCGGCCTCGCCCCCTCGACGGATGTCATGGGTGAGGCCTTCGATGGCGTGATGGCGGCGCGGAGCGCCACTTATCACGCTGCCTGA
- a CDS encoding LysR family transcriptional regulator, producing the protein MMTLRQVEVIRAVMVTGTIGGAAKLLNVSAPGISRLVKYTERSLGIRFFQRQNGRYFPTPEAENIFEQINGVYKKVDDLSEIISKIGRGGLSELRIGSVPSISQVMVPRAIERVRRRYPDLGIDINILKLEEAIDYLLLGRGECVAMSYRLEHSGLDFMPLASGELYCIVPPGHELAGRKQVTAAEITRYPLIGIDPNDPYGRIMAEIFARHRLDYNITIRARFGTTVCALVKAGLGIAIIDQFTVAHGGYPGIELLKIVEPTRFDTYIAVKRGAPLSLHVEYFIEQLRAEMRAVEPSRQGREGQKARVRRK; encoded by the coding sequence ATGATGACGCTGCGTCAGGTCGAGGTGATCCGTGCCGTGATGGTGACGGGCACGATTGGCGGCGCAGCAAAGCTGTTGAACGTGTCGGCGCCCGGCATCAGCCGCCTCGTGAAGTACACCGAACGCTCGCTCGGTATCCGCTTCTTCCAGCGCCAGAACGGACGCTACTTCCCGACGCCGGAAGCCGAGAACATCTTTGAGCAGATCAACGGCGTCTACAAGAAGGTGGACGATCTCTCCGAGATCATCTCCAAGATCGGACGAGGCGGCCTGTCCGAGCTGCGCATCGGCTCGGTGCCGAGTATTTCGCAGGTGATGGTGCCGCGCGCGATCGAGCGCGTACGCCGCCGCTATCCCGACCTCGGCATCGACATCAACATCCTCAAGCTCGAGGAAGCCATCGACTATCTCTTGCTCGGCCGCGGCGAGTGCGTGGCGATGAGCTACCGGCTCGAGCATTCCGGCCTCGACTTCATGCCGCTCGCCTCGGGCGAGCTCTATTGCATCGTCCCGCCCGGCCATGAGCTGGCCGGCCGCAAGCAGGTGACGGCCGCCGAGATCACACGTTATCCCCTGATCGGCATCGATCCCAACGATCCCTACGGACGGATCATGGCCGAGATCTTTGCGCGCCACCGGCTCGACTACAACATCACCATCCGCGCGCGCTTCGGCACCACGGTCTGCGCGCTGGTGAAGGCGGGGCTCGGCATCGCCATCATCGACCAGTTCACGGTGGCGCATGGCGGCTATCCCGGCATCGAGCTGTTGAAGATCGTCGAGCCGACGCGCTTCGACACCTACATCGCGGTGAAGCGCGGCGCGCCGCTGTCGCTCCACGTCGAGTATTTCATCGAACAGCTCCGCGCCGAGATGCGCGCGGTCGAGCCGTCGCGCCAAGGCCGGGAAGGGCAAAAGGCCCGGGTCCGACGAAAATAA
- a CDS encoding LuxR family transcriptional regulator, translating into MSAVDYGREALDFIESLEAYSRVPDAMDALEVAFGRFGFEAIIVTGLPNPDQQFSQMVLAKRWPPEWFKLYTENNYDRFDPVIRMCRQSVNPFEWSEAPYDAELEPGAAEVMNRATDFRMSRGFVVPIHGLTGYEAGVSLGGVHLDLNPRSKPALHLMAMYGFDRIRRLLDPRPAPPARLTPREREVIAWASQGKSAWEIGEILNITQRTAEEHLATAARKLGAVNRTHAVALAIRRKIINP; encoded by the coding sequence ATGTCCGCCGTGGATTATGGCCGCGAAGCGCTCGATTTCATCGAAAGCCTGGAAGCCTATAGCCGGGTTCCGGACGCGATGGATGCGCTCGAGGTGGCGTTCGGACGCTTCGGCTTCGAGGCGATCATCGTCACGGGGTTGCCGAATCCCGATCAGCAATTCTCCCAGATGGTGCTGGCCAAGCGCTGGCCGCCGGAATGGTTCAAGCTCTACACCGAAAACAATTACGACCGCTTCGATCCCGTGATCCGCATGTGTCGGCAGTCGGTAAATCCTTTCGAGTGGTCGGAAGCGCCCTATGACGCCGAGCTCGAACCGGGTGCGGCGGAGGTGATGAACCGTGCGACCGACTTCCGCATGTCGCGCGGCTTCGTCGTGCCGATCCACGGCTTGACCGGCTACGAGGCCGGCGTCTCCTTGGGCGGCGTGCACCTCGATCTCAATCCGCGGAGCAAGCCGGCGCTGCATCTGATGGCGATGTACGGCTTCGATCGCATTCGCCGCCTGCTCGATCCGCGGCCCGCACCTCCAGCCCGTCTCACGCCGCGCGAGCGCGAGGTGATCGCCTGGGCTTCGCAAGGCAAGTCCGCCTGGGAGATCGGCGAGATCCTCAACATCACGCAGCGCACCGCCGAGGAACATCTTGCAACTGCTGCGCGCAAGCTCGGCGCCGTCAACCGTACGCATGCAGTCGCGCTCGCGATTCGCCGCAAGATCATCAATCCATAA
- a CDS encoding acyl-homoserine-lactone synthase, with translation MIHAISAVNRHLYDDVIEQHFRVRHEIFVEERKWEALRKPDGREIDAYDNEDAIYLLALENRRVLGGYRLYPTTKPSMMSEIFPHLAAVRGCPADPLIWEWSRFFVVRDRRDGALNLQLMAAAQEFCLDQGIERLCLVMETWWLPRFHDMGFVVTPLGLPALVEGAWTMAITIDVGQETLDALQERIGMTSLVRQEGPRIDAIARANICGLAAAQRKIA, from the coding sequence ATGATTCACGCAATTTCTGCGGTAAATCGTCACCTCTACGACGACGTCATCGAGCAGCACTTTCGCGTGCGGCACGAAATCTTCGTCGAAGAGAGAAAATGGGAAGCGCTGCGCAAGCCCGATGGCCGCGAGATCGACGCCTATGACAACGAGGACGCGATCTATCTGCTTGCGCTGGAGAACCGTCGCGTCCTTGGCGGCTACCGGCTCTATCCGACCACCAAGCCGTCGATGATGAGCGAGATCTTCCCGCATCTCGCGGCGGTCCGCGGCTGCCCCGCAGATCCGCTGATCTGGGAATGGTCGCGCTTCTTCGTCGTGCGCGATCGCCGCGACGGCGCCCTCAACCTGCAATTGATGGCGGCGGCGCAGGAGTTCTGTCTCGACCAGGGCATCGAGCGCCTGTGCCTGGTCATGGAGACCTGGTGGTTGCCGCGCTTCCACGACATGGGATTTGTCGTCACGCCGTTGGGTCTGCCGGCTCTGGTCGAAGGCGCCTGGACCATGGCGATCACCATCGACGTCGGTCAGGAAACGCTCGACGCCCTGCAGGAGCGTATCGGGATGACAAGCCTGGTCCGCCAGGAGGGTCCGCGGATCGACGCCATCGCACGTGCCAACATCTGCGGCCTTGCGGCCGCGCAACGAAAGATCGCCTGA
- a CDS encoding dipeptidase produces the protein MKRIFLSLLALSLAQGAFAETVKKPEIDKLAIAEQAKVSPSFPAFLAEAAKAYPKLKASVAAYEKMTPLAGDDLINIARLLGLYNRLHNQQAVISAIEAMVALPTVRSDSIPPYESKPMIDFGLLVEAMAKNFDLQYRNVDNRIFEVTLPGKGREEFGILTHADVVPVTPEEWVLEDGTRLDPFKLTRVGGYLYGRGTIDDKGSVAAVLYAMKAVKESRLPVERTIRLMIETTEETGGDGMKYYRDKTSLPEYNIVLDSKYPAVVAEKGSGALKAFFPVEAANDKRTIITAMAGAAAANTIPQIATASLKGSDLAQTLAKLNAAKTAFVTKYESGGGKFAIDIVKGADSVQVKVTGTSAHGSRPEEGVNPLPRLTLFLQEAGVAFADNHYAKAVKYLNDLFGTGYLGDRMGVGYKDGFMGALTMSPNFIAERDGKLEVTANVRMPRGNTPEKLTQVITGKINAWAAVNKAKVDIDYQQGNWMARDPKGAWLATLLNIFGDTTGLEAKPVPTAGSTTAKLMPNAINFGPAMPGKKYTAHNANEFKEVADLDTDMQMFTEMLVRIGNLKQMQ, from the coding sequence ATGAAGCGGATTTTTCTGTCTCTCCTTGCTCTCAGCCTCGCGCAGGGGGCGTTCGCCGAGACTGTCAAGAAACCGGAGATCGACAAGTTGGCCATCGCGGAGCAGGCCAAGGTGTCGCCGAGTTTTCCCGCATTCCTGGCAGAGGCGGCCAAGGCGTACCCCAAGCTCAAAGCGAGTGTAGCAGCCTACGAAAAAATGACGCCGCTCGCCGGAGACGATCTCATTAACATCGCCCGCCTGCTCGGCTTGTACAATCGGCTGCACAATCAGCAGGCCGTGATCTCGGCGATTGAGGCGATGGTGGCGCTTCCCACCGTGCGTTCCGACAGCATCCCGCCGTATGAAAGCAAGCCGATGATCGATTTCGGTCTTCTGGTCGAGGCGATGGCCAAGAATTTCGACTTGCAATACCGCAATGTGGACAACCGGATTTTTGAAGTCACCCTGCCTGGCAAAGGAAGAGAGGAATTTGGCATTCTCACCCATGCCGATGTAGTGCCGGTTACCCCAGAGGAGTGGGTGCTGGAAGATGGCACGCGGCTCGATCCCTTCAAGCTCACCCGCGTGGGTGGCTACCTCTACGGCCGCGGCACAATCGATGACAAGGGCTCCGTCGCTGCTGTTCTTTACGCAATGAAAGCTGTGAAGGAGAGTAGATTGCCGGTCGAGCGAACCATCCGCCTCATGATCGAGACCACCGAAGAAACCGGTGGTGACGGCATGAAGTACTACCGGGACAAGACGTCTTTGCCCGAGTACAACATCGTTCTCGACAGCAAGTACCCGGCTGTCGTCGCGGAAAAGGGTTCGGGCGCGCTGAAGGCGTTCTTCCCGGTGGAAGCGGCAAATGACAAACGCACCATCATCACCGCGATGGCCGGTGCCGCGGCGGCCAATACGATCCCGCAGATCGCCACCGCCAGCCTGAAGGGCAGCGATCTCGCGCAGACGCTTGCCAAACTTAACGCGGCCAAGACCGCCTTCGTGACGAAATATGAAAGCGGGGGCGGCAAGTTCGCTATCGACATCGTCAAGGGCGCCGATAGCGTGCAGGTGAAGGTCACCGGCACCTCGGCCCACGGCTCGCGCCCGGAGGAGGGCGTCAATCCCCTGCCGCGCCTCACGCTGTTTCTGCAGGAAGCCGGCGTCGCGTTCGCCGACAACCACTATGCAAAGGCCGTGAAGTACCTGAACGACCTGTTCGGGACCGGTTACCTTGGCGACAGAATGGGCGTGGGCTACAAGGACGGATTCATGGGCGCGCTGACGATGTCCCCCAACTTCATTGCTGAGAGAGACGGCAAGTTGGAAGTGACGGCCAATGTGCGGATGCCGCGCGGCAATACGCCGGAAAAACTGACCCAGGTGATAACCGGCAAAATCAATGCCTGGGCTGCGGTGAATAAGGCCAAGGTCGACATCGATTACCAACAGGGTAACTGGATGGCACGCGATCCGAAGGGTGCGTGGCTGGCGACACTGCTCAATATTTTCGGTGACACTACGGGGCTGGAGGCCAAGCCCGTGCCAACCGCTGGCAGCACCACCGCCAAGCTGATGCCCAACGCCATCAATTTTGGACCGGCCATGCCCGGCAAGAAGTACACCGCGCACAATGCCAATGAGTTCAAGGAAGTCGCTGACCTGGACACGGATATGCAGATGTTCACCGAAATGCTGGTGCGCATCGGCAACTTGAAACAGATGCAGTGA
- a CDS encoding branched-chain amino acid ABC transporter permease produces the protein MLLVVEQFLNGLQFGLLLFLLAAGLTLVFGIMDLVNLAHGSLYMMGAYFAATFVAWTGNFVLGAVLALGATLLLGIVLEVTALRHLYGRDHLDHVLATFGLILFFNEAVRLIWGPAGLALPLPAWLTVPVPILPGIHYPAYRLAIIIVALLVALLLYLGVMRTRIGMLIRAGASNREMIGALGINIKLLYTLVFGLGAALAGLAGLMQAPILTVQIGMGENILILAFVIIVIGGIGSIRGAFLAAIFVGMIDTLGRAFLPNLLRQVLSSTAASTAAPALSSMLIYLLMAIVLVVRPEGLFPANRR, from the coding sequence ATGCTGCTCGTCGTCGAACAATTTCTGAACGGATTGCAGTTCGGGCTGCTCCTGTTCCTGCTCGCGGCCGGCCTAACGCTGGTGTTCGGGATCATGGATCTCGTCAACCTGGCGCACGGCTCGCTCTATATGATGGGCGCCTATTTCGCCGCGACCTTCGTCGCCTGGACCGGCAATTTCGTCCTCGGCGCAGTCCTCGCACTCGGCGCAACGCTCTTGCTCGGCATCGTGCTGGAGGTGACGGCGCTCAGACATCTCTATGGCCGCGACCATCTCGACCATGTGCTGGCGACGTTCGGCCTGATCCTGTTCTTCAATGAAGCCGTGCGCCTGATCTGGGGCCCCGCGGGCCTCGCACTGCCGCTGCCGGCCTGGCTCACCGTGCCGGTGCCGATCCTGCCCGGCATCCACTATCCGGCCTATCGTCTTGCCATCATCATCGTCGCGCTGCTGGTGGCGCTGCTGCTCTATCTAGGCGTGATGCGCACCCGCATCGGCATGCTGATCCGGGCCGGTGCCTCCAATCGCGAGATGATCGGCGCGCTCGGCATCAACATCAAGCTGCTCTACACGCTGGTGTTCGGCCTCGGTGCCGCACTCGCGGGCCTCGCTGGCCTGATGCAGGCGCCGATCCTCACCGTGCAGATCGGCATGGGCGAGAACATTTTGATCCTGGCCTTCGTCATCATCGTCATCGGTGGCATCGGCTCGATCCGCGGCGCCTTCCTGGCGGCGATCTTCGTCGGCATGATCGACACGCTTGGCCGCGCCTTCCTGCCGAACCTGCTGCGGCAGGTGTTGAGCTCGACCGCGGCCTCCACCGCTGCGCCGGCGCTGTCCTCGATGCTGATCTACCTCCTGATGGCAATCGTGCTGGTCGTCCGGCCGGAGGGGCTGTTCCCGGCCAACCGTCGATGA
- a CDS encoding branched-chain amino acid ABC transporter permease — MKAFSVSKAFTALVLAGLVLLPLYSHVSGNIFILTLFTRIVILALAAASLNLIMGYGGMMSFGHAAYLGIGGYAVGILAQEGVGSGFIQFPVALAASAIYALVIGALSLRTRGVYFIMITLAFAQMAYYVASGLARYGGDDGLTVYKRSDFSGLINLGDRVQFYYLCLAGLFGVVLLIWRIANSRFGLVVQGLRSNEQRMQAIGFPAKRYQLVCFVISGTLCGLAGALLANNTDFVSPAVMYWTRSGDLMVMVILGGMGTLFGPVMGAVVFLVLEELLSQITEYWALIMGPLLLLIVLFGRGGIMGLLGRFDRG; from the coding sequence ATGAAAGCGTTCAGCGTGAGCAAGGCCTTCACGGCCCTGGTGCTGGCAGGTCTCGTGCTGCTGCCGCTCTATTCGCATGTGTCGGGCAACATCTTCATCCTGACGCTGTTCACCCGCATCGTCATCCTGGCGCTGGCGGCCGCGAGCCTCAATCTCATCATGGGCTATGGCGGCATGATGAGCTTTGGTCACGCCGCCTATCTCGGCATCGGCGGCTATGCCGTCGGCATTCTGGCGCAGGAAGGCGTAGGTTCCGGCTTCATCCAGTTCCCGGTCGCGCTCGCCGCGTCCGCGATCTATGCGCTGGTGATCGGCGCGCTGTCGTTGCGCACCCGCGGCGTCTATTTCATCATGATCACGCTCGCCTTCGCGCAGATGGCCTATTACGTCGCCTCGGGCCTTGCGCGCTACGGCGGCGACGACGGTCTCACCGTCTACAAGCGCAGCGACTTCTCGGGGCTGATCAATCTCGGCGATCGCGTGCAGTTCTACTATCTCTGCCTCGCCGGCCTGTTCGGCGTCGTCCTGCTGATCTGGCGCATCGCCAATTCGCGCTTCGGCCTCGTGGTGCAGGGGCTCCGTTCCAACGAGCAGCGCATGCAGGCGATCGGCTTTCCCGCAAAACGCTATCAGCTGGTCTGCTTCGTCATCTCAGGCACCCTGTGCGGCCTTGCCGGCGCGCTGCTCGCCAACAACACCGATTTCGTCAGCCCGGCCGTGATGTACTGGACCCGCTCCGGCGATCTCATGGTCATGGTGATCCTGGGCGGTATGGGCACGCTGTTCGGTCCCGTGATGGGCGCGGTCGTGTTCCTGGTGCTGGAAGAGCTGCTGTCCCAGATCACAGAGTATTGGGCGCTGATCATGGGCCCGCTTCTGCTGCTGATCGTGCTGTTCGGGCGCGGCGGCATCATGGGTCTGCTCGGGAGGTTCGACCGTGGCTGA
- a CDS encoding ABC transporter ATP-binding protein: protein MAEPLLRVEKLVRRFGGITATDHVSLDVAAGELHAIIGPNGAGKTTLISQLTGHLAPHAGSVSLGGLDITYLPAYRRCALGLARSFQITSLLLDFTAADNVALAAQAHAGTSFRFFANARKEKGLRDAAHAALDRVGLLHRADVVVSKISHGERRELELAVALASKPKILLLDEPMAGLGVTESQRMVKLLQELRKEVSIVLVEHDMEAVFALADRISVLVYGRVIASGDPAAIRQNDEVKRAYLGDQHVVTRHG from the coding sequence GTGGCTGAGCCGCTGCTCCGCGTCGAAAAGCTGGTGCGCCGCTTCGGCGGCATCACAGCGACCGACCACGTTTCGCTCGACGTCGCGGCGGGCGAGCTGCACGCCATCATCGGCCCGAACGGCGCCGGCAAGACCACGCTGATCAGCCAGCTCACCGGGCATCTCGCGCCGCATGCCGGCAGCGTCTCGCTCGGCGGCCTCGACATCACCTATCTGCCGGCCTATCGCCGCTGCGCGCTGGGCCTGGCGCGCTCGTTCCAGATCACCTCGCTGCTCCTGGATTTCACCGCGGCCGACAATGTCGCACTGGCGGCCCAGGCGCATGCCGGCACCTCGTTCCGCTTCTTCGCCAATGCGCGCAAGGAAAAGGGCCTGCGCGACGCCGCACATGCGGCGCTCGACCGGGTCGGGCTGCTGCATCGCGCCGACGTCGTGGTGTCCAAGATCAGCCATGGCGAGCGGCGCGAGCTCGAGCTCGCGGTGGCGCTCGCGAGCAAGCCAAAGATCCTGCTGCTCGACGAGCCGATGGCGGGCCTCGGCGTCACTGAATCGCAGCGCATGGTGAAGTTGCTTCAGGAGCTGCGCAAAGAGGTCTCGATCGTGCTGGTCGAGCACGACATGGAGGCGGTGTTCGCGCTCGCCGACCGCATCTCGGTGCTGGTCTATGGCCGCGTGATCGCCTCGGGCGATCCGGCCGCGATCCGCCAGAACGACGAGGTCAAGCGCGCCTATCTCGGCGATCAGCATGTGGTGACCCGCCATGGTTGA
- a CDS encoding ABC transporter ATP-binding protein gives MVDGTLLEVDGIETCYGLSQVLFGLSLAIKAGEMVSLMGRNGMGKTTTIRSIMGLTPARAGAIRFAGEEVRTLPSYRIAKLGVGLVPEGRQIFPNLTVRENLVAAAADRFASENPWTLATIYVLFPRLAERAGNMGNQLSGGEQQMLAIGRALMTNPKLLILDEATEGLAPLIREEIWNCLSLLKKRGQSILVVDKNVDHLARICDRHYIIERGKTVWSGTSEQLTAEPELQHRYLGI, from the coding sequence ATGGTTGACGGCACGCTGCTCGAAGTCGACGGCATCGAGACCTGCTACGGGCTCTCACAAGTCCTGTTCGGCCTGTCGCTCGCCATCAAGGCGGGCGAGATGGTCTCGCTGATGGGCCGCAACGGCATGGGCAAGACCACGACCATCCGCTCCATCATGGGCCTGACGCCGGCGCGCGCGGGCGCGATCCGCTTTGCGGGCGAAGAGGTGCGCACGCTGCCGTCTTACCGGATCGCGAAGCTCGGCGTGGGCTTGGTCCCTGAGGGGCGCCAGATCTTCCCGAACCTCACCGTGCGCGAAAATCTGGTCGCCGCCGCTGCCGATCGCTTCGCCAGCGAGAATCCGTGGACGCTCGCCACGATCTATGTGCTGTTCCCGCGCCTTGCCGAGCGCGCCGGCAACATGGGCAACCAGCTCTCCGGCGGCGAGCAGCAGATGCTCGCGATCGGCCGCGCACTGATGACCAATCCAAAGCTCCTGATCCTCGATGAAGCGACGGAAGGCCTTGCGCCGCTGATCCGCGAAGAGATCTGGAACTGCCTGTCGCTCCTGAAGAAGCGGGGACAGTCGATCCTCGTCGTCGACAAGAACGTCGACCACCTCGCCCGTATATGCGACCGCCACTACATCATCGAACGCGGCAAGACGGTGTGGAGCGGCACCTCGGAGCAGCTGACGGCCGAGCCGGAATTGCAGCACCGGTATCTGGGGATTTAG
- a CDS encoding glutamine synthetase family protein, with protein MSFVARHALWSDEQKDAATRLRRIVEERNLEVIRLAFPDQHGILRGKTIIASEAVASLESGCSITTTMLAKDTSHRTVFPVFTSGGGFGMKEMEGAADVLMVADPTTFRVLPWAPTTGWVLCDLYFNDGRPVPFATRSLYRKVLDGLASRGQEFVAGLEVEFHIFRLDDAQMRPEDAGQPGTPPAVSLLSHGYQYLTEQRFDQMEPVLEILRRDILALGLPLRSVEVEFGPSQCEFTFQPKKGIEPADNMVLFRSAVKQIARRHGYHATFMCRPKLPNVFASGWHLHQSVVSRTSGENLFMAKSGSEPLSEFARAYLAGLLDHARASAVFTTPTINGYKRYRSYSLAPDRAIWGRDNRGVMIRVLGGAGDAATRLENRIGEPAANPYLYMASQILSGLDGVDRKLDPGPSADTPYETKAPLLPKSLRDAVAALKDDPFFREKLGGEFVDYYTHIKNAEIDRFQAEVSDWEHREYFEMF; from the coding sequence GTGAGTTTCGTCGCGCGTCACGCGCTGTGGTCGGATGAGCAGAAGGACGCCGCGACGCGGCTGCGCCGGATCGTTGAGGAGAGAAACCTCGAGGTCATCCGCCTCGCCTTTCCGGATCAGCACGGCATCTTGCGCGGCAAGACCATCATCGCGTCCGAAGCCGTCGCCTCGCTGGAGAGCGGTTGCTCCATCACCACGACGATGCTCGCCAAGGACACCTCGCACCGCACGGTGTTTCCGGTGTTCACATCAGGCGGCGGCTTTGGCATGAAGGAAATGGAGGGCGCGGCCGACGTCTTGATGGTCGCCGATCCCACCACCTTCCGCGTGTTACCCTGGGCGCCGACGACCGGCTGGGTGCTTTGCGACCTCTACTTCAACGACGGCCGTCCAGTGCCGTTCGCGACGCGCTCTCTCTATCGTAAGGTGCTCGATGGGCTCGCGAGCCGCGGCCAGGAATTCGTCGCCGGGCTCGAGGTCGAATTCCACATCTTCAGGCTCGACGATGCGCAGATGCGCCCCGAGGACGCTGGCCAGCCTGGCACACCGCCCGCGGTCAGCCTGCTCAGCCACGGCTATCAGTATCTCACCGAGCAGCGCTTCGATCAGATGGAGCCGGTGCTGGAGATCCTTCGCCGCGACATTCTCGCGCTCGGTTTGCCGTTGCGTTCGGTCGAGGTCGAGTTCGGGCCGAGCCAGTGCGAATTCACCTTCCAGCCGAAGAAGGGCATCGAGCCCGCGGACAACATGGTGCTGTTCCGCTCTGCCGTGAAGCAGATCGCGCGGCGGCACGGCTATCACGCCACCTTCATGTGCCGGCCAAAGCTGCCAAATGTGTTCGCAAGCGGCTGGCATCTGCACCAGTCCGTCGTCTCGCGCACGAGCGGCGAGAACCTGTTCATGGCGAAGTCGGGCAGCGAGCCGCTCAGCGAGTTCGCCCGCGCCTATCTCGCGGGCCTGCTCGATCACGCCCGCGCCTCGGCGGTGTTCACGACGCCGACCATCAACGGCTACAAGCGCTACCGCTCCTATTCGCTGGCGCCGGACCGCGCGATCTGGGGCCGCGACAACAGAGGCGTGATGATCCGCGTGCTCGGCGGCGCGGGCGACGCTGCGACCCGGCTGGAGAACCGCATCGGCGAGCCCGCCGCAAACCCCTATCTCTACATGGCCTCCCAGATCCTCTCGGGCCTCGACGGCGTCGATCGCAAGCTCGATCCCGGCCCGTCCGCCGACACACCCTACGAGACCAAGGCGCCGCTACTACCGAAGAGCCTGCGCGATGCCGTTGCCGCGCTGAAGGACGATCCGTTCTTCCGCGAAAAACTCGGCGGCGAATTCGTCGACTACTACACCCACATCAAGAACGCCGAGATCGACCGCTTCCAGGCCGAGGTCAGCGACTGGGAACATCGCGAATATTTTGAGATGTTTTGA